In the Alligator mississippiensis isolate rAllMis1 chromosome 7, rAllMis1, whole genome shotgun sequence genome, one interval contains:
- the ECEL1 gene encoding endothelin-converting enzyme-like 1 has protein sequence MEKTYSLTAHYDEFQEVKYASRYHSGTLPNGFPLQLGASPKKPRRGLPRWSRREVCLLSGLVFAAGLCVILGCMLALKYLAAERDGYCLEDCQEKRAFLKASRFIAGNVDPTIDPCKDFYSFACGGWLRRYGIPEDKLIYGIIAAIGEQNEEKLRRLLLQPVRRPARASAERKVKAFFRSCLDMAEIDRLGPQPMLEVLEDCGGWDMAGSSPGRWDFNELLYKTQGVYSTAVLFSLTVSLDDKNSSRYIIRIDQDGLTLPERTLYLGQDEESEKILAAYRVFMERLLGLLGAEAVPQKAAEILQLEQQLANITVSEYDDMRRDVSSMYNKVTLGELQRITPTLRWKHLLDRIFHEDFSEDEEVVLLATDYMQKVSELIRSTPSRILHNYMLWRITVVLSEHLSTPFREAIHELSREMEGTEKPLELARVCLSQANKHFGMALGALFVREHFSSTSKAKVQQLVEDIKHILDQRLDELDWMDDETRRAARDKLQYMMVMIGYPDFLLQPDSIDSEYEFEVDEKTYFRNILNSIRFSIKVSVKRIRQEVDKSAWLLPPQALNAYYLPNKNQMVFPAGILQPTLYDPEFPQSLNYGGIGTIIGHELTHGYDDWGGQYDRHGNLVHWWTEASYSKFLKKAQCIVDLYDNFTVYNQRVNGKHTLGENIADMGGLKLAYYAYQKWVREHGPEHPLHRLKYTHDQLFFIAFAQNWCIKRRSQSIYLQVLTDKHAPEHYRVLGSVSQFEEFGRVFHCPKDSPMNPAHKCSVW, from the exons ATGGAGAAGACCTACTCGCTGACGGCGCACTACGACGAGTTCCAGGAGGTGAAGTACGCCAGCCGCTACCACAGCGGCACGCTGCCCAACggcttccccctgcagctgggcgcCAGCCCCAAGAAGCCGCGGCGGGGGCTGCCGCGCTGGAGCCGCCGGGAGGTGTGCCTGCTCTCGGGCCTGGTGTTCGCGGCGGGGCTGTGcgtcatcctgggctgcatgctggcccTCAAGTACCTGGCGGCCGAGCGGGACGGCTACTGCCTGGAGGACTGCCAGGAGAAGAGGGCCTTCCTCAAGGCCTCGCGCTTCATCGCCGGCAACGTGGACCCCACCATCGACCCCTGCAAGGACTTCTACTCCTTTGCGTGCGGTGGGTGGCTGCGGCGCTATGGCATCCCCGAGGACAAGCTCATCTACGGCATCATCGCCGCCATCGGGGAGCAGAACGAGGAGAAGCTGCGgcgcctgctgctccagcccgtCCGCCGGCCCGCCCGGGCCTCGGCCGAGCGCAAGGTCAAGGCCTTCTTCCGCTCCTGCCTCGACATGGCCGAGATCGACCGCCTGgggccccagcccatgctggaggtCCTGGAGGACTGCGGGGGCTGGGACATGGCGGGCAGCAGCCCAGGCCGCTGGGACTTCAACGAGCTGCTCTACAAGACCCAGGGGGTCTATAGCACGGCCGTGCTCTTCTCCCTCACCGTCAGCCTGGACGACAAGAACTCCTCCCGCTACATCATTCGG ATTGACCAGGATGGGCTGACGCTGCCAGAACGGACCCTCTACCTGGGCCAGGACGAGGAGAGTGAGAag ATCCTGGCGGCGTACCGTGTCTTCATGGAGCGCCTGCTGGGACTGCTGGGTGCCGAGGCCGTGCCACAGAAGGCGGCAGAgatcctgcagctggagcagcagctggccaaC ATCACGGTCTCAGAGTACGACGACATGCGGCGGGACGTCAGCAGCATGTACAACAAGGTGACGCTGGGCGAGCTGCAGCGCATCACCCCCACT CTGAGGTGGAAGCACCTGCTGGACCGCATCTTCCACGAGGACTTCTCGGAGGATGAGGAGGTCGTGCTGCTGGCCACCGACTACATGCAGAAGGTGTCGGAGCTCATCCGCAGCACGCCCAGCAG GATCCTGCACAACTACATGCTGTGGCGCATCACGGTGGTGCTGAGCGAGCACCTGTCGACGCCCTTCCGCGAGGCCATCCACGAGCTGTCCCGTGAGATGGAGGGCACCGAGAAGCCACTGGAGCTGGCCAGGGTCTGCCTCAGTCAGGCCAACAAGCACTTTGGCATGGCCCTGGGCGCCCTCTTCGTCCGCGAGCACTTCTCCTCCACCAGCAAGGCCAAG gtgcagcagctggtggaggaCATCAAGCACATCCTGGACCAGCGGCTGGACGAGCTGGACTGGATGGATGACGAGACCCGGCGTGCGGCCAGGGACAAG CTCCAGTACATGATGGTGATGATCGGGTACCCAGACTTCCTGCTACAGCCAGACTCCATCGACAGCGAGTATGAG TTCGAGGTGGACGAGAAGACGTACTTCAGGAACATCCTCAACAGCATCAGGTTCAGCATCAAGGTCTCGGTGAAGAGGATCCGGCAGGAGGTTGACAAGTCTGC gtggctgctgcctccccaggcGCTGAACGCCTACTACCTGCCCAACAAGAACCAGATGG TGTTCCCGGCCGGGATCCTGCAGCCCACGCTGTACGACCCCGAGTTCCCGCA GTCCCTGAACTACGGTGGCATCGGCACCATCATTGGGCATGAGCTGACTCACGGCTACGACGACTGGG GAGGTCAGTACGATCGCCACGGGAATCTGGTGCACTGGTGGACCGAGGCCTCGTACAGCAAGTTCCTGAAGAAGGCCCAGTGCATCGTGGACCTGTACGACAACTTCACCGTCTACAACCAGCGG GTGAACGGGAAGCACACGCTGGGGGAGAACATCGCCGACATGGGGGGGCTCAAGCTGGCCTACTAC GCCTATCAGAAGTGGGTGCGGGAGCACGGGCCCGAGCACCCCCTGCACCGCCTGAAGTACACCCATGACCAGCTCTTCTTCATCGCCTTCGCCCAG AACTGGTGCATCAAGCGGCGCTCGCAGTCCATCTACCTGCAGGTGCTGACCGACAAGCATGCCCCCGAGCACTACAG GGTCCTGGGCAGCGTCTCGCAGTTCGAGGAGTTCGGCCGCGTCTTTCACTGCCCCAAGGACTCGCCCATGAACCCGGCGCACAAGTGCTCGGTGTGGTGA
- the ALPI gene encoding intestinal-type alkaline phosphatase, which translates to MPRPPCAPEEAEKHPLFWNQQASKAIQAALALQPKHYLAKNLILFLGDGMGVPTITATRILKGQLQGKLGPETPLVMDTFPYVALSKTYNVDRQVPDSAGTSTAYLCGVKGNYQTIGLSAAARVSQCSTTSGNEVESVLQRARRAGKSVGIVTTTRVQHASPAGSYAHVVNRNWYADSSMPPDAQREGCQDIAVQLVRYADFNVILGGGRKYMFPSDTPDPEYPKENGTRKDGRNLVNEWLAPRLGAKYVWKKADLVSASQDPAVTYLMGLFEPADMKYEFNRDKTLDPSLTEMTEAAIRILSRNPKGFYLFVEGGRIDHGHHDGIAKAALMEAVEFDKAIQQAGELTDEAKTLTVVTADHSHVFSFGGYTLRGSSIFGLAPSKAADNKSYTSILYGNGPGYPYPAPDRPDVLRTAVEDNAYKQQAAVPLDSETHGGEDVAILAKGPMAHLFHGVQEQTYVAHVMAYAACLDPYQDCGLPDTSGAACAGPLPALLAALLLWVLT; encoded by the exons ATGCCCCGTCCCCCATGTGCCCCTGAAGAGGCGGAGAAGCATCCCTTGTTCTGGAACCAGCAGGCATCCAAAGCCATCCAGGCCGCCCTCGCCCTCCAGCCCAAGCACTACCTGGCCAAGAACCTCATCCTCTTCCTGGGCGATG GGATGGGGGTCCCCACCATCACGGCCACGCGGATCCTGAAGGGGCAGCTCCAGGGCAAGCTGGGCCCCGAGACGCCGCTCGTCATGGACACCTTCCCCTACGTGGCACTCTCCAAG ACCTACAACGTGGACCGGCAAGTGCCGGACAGTGCGGGCACTTCCACGGCCTACCTGTGCGGGGTGAAGGGCAACTACCAGACCATCGGGCTGAGCGCAGCCGCCCGCGTCTCGCAGTGCAGCACCACGTCGGGCAACGAGGTCGAGTCCGTGCTGCAGAGAGCCAGGAGGGCCG GGAAGTCAGTGGGGATCGTGACCACGACACGGGTGCAGCATGCGTCACCTGCTGGCTCCTATGCCCACGTGGTCAACCGGAACTGGTACGCGGACTCCAGCATGCCCCCGGACGCCCAGCGCGAGGGCTGCCAGGACATTGCCGTGCAGCTCGTCCGCTACGCGGACTTCAAC GTGATCCTGGGGGGCGGGCGGAAGTACATGTTTCCCTCTGACACGCCGGACCCCGAGTACCCGAAGGAGAACGGGACGCGCAAGGACGGCAGGAACCTCGTGAatgaatggctggctcccaggctG GGGGCCAAGTACGTGTGGAAGAAAGCGGATCTGGTCAGCGCCAGCCAGGACCCGGCCGTGACGTACCTGATGG GCCTGTTTGAGCCAGCCGACATGAAGTATGAGTTCAACCGTGACAAGACGCTGGACCCGTCCCTCACCGAGATGACAGAGGCGGCCATCAGGATCTTGAGCAGGAACCCCAAGGGCTTCTACCTCTTCGTGGAAG GAGGCAGAATCGACCACGGGCACCACGATGGCATCGCCAAGGCGGCGCTGATGGAGGCCGTGGAGTTTGACAAGGCCATCCAGCAGGCCGGCGAGCTGACAGATGAGGCCAAGACCCTCACCGTGGTCACGGCCGACCACTCGCACGTCTTCAGCTTCGGCGGCTACACGCTGCGCGGCTCCTCCATCTTCG GCTTGGCACCCTCCAAGGCTGCGGACAACAAGTCGTACACATCCATCCTCTACGGGAACGGGCCCGGCTACCCATACCCGGCACCCGACCGTCCCGATGTCCTGAGGACCGCTGTCG AAGACAATGCCTACAAGCAGCAGGCGGCCGTGCCCCTGGACTCGGAGACGCACGGCGGGGAGGACGTCGCCATCCTGGCCAAGGGCCCCATGGCCCACCTCTTCCACGGGGTGCAGGAGCAGACCTACGTGGCCCACGTCATGGCCTATGCCGCCTGCCTGGATCCCTACCAGGACTGCGGTCTGCCGGACACCTCCGGGGCTGCCTGCGccggccccttgcctgccctgctggctgccctcCTCCTGTGGGTGCTGACTTAG
- the LOC102562390 gene encoding alkaline phosphatase, germ cell type: protein MSILTHLPARAASPLLPEDEKTPGYWNRRAQRTLEAALALTPVTHRAKNIILFMGDGMGISTVTAARIYKGQLEGGPGEDSLLAMETFPYLALSKTYSVDRQVPDSASTGTAYLCGVKANAKTLGVSAAAQHGKCGTTFGNEVDSVLHRARRAGKSVGIVTSTRVQHASPAAAYAHTVSRTWYSDASLPKEAARQGCRDIAYQLVHNTDINVILGGGRTYMMPRGTPDPEYPQDPKQNGARKDGVHLIQTWLSTRKGARYVWDKKGLDSVDETSTDYLMGLFEPKDMKYELNRNTSTDPSLVEMTEKAVRILRRNPRGFFLFVEGGKIDHGHHSGKAKKALTEAIILDQAVAKAVELTDAAETLTVVTADHSHVFSFGGNTPRGSRMLGLVPKKARDKRPYTSILYGNGPGYAIKNGSRPDISLTAIEDKDYRQQAAVPLDTETHAGEDVAVMAKGPMAHLFHGVQEQNYIAHAMAYAACLEPYHTGPECQAPSGRSGSPGLSPFLPPGLLALAAASRLLGV from the exons ATGTCCATCCTGACCCACCTGCCTGCCCGGGCGGCTTCCCCGTTGCTTCCAGAGGATGAGAAGACCCCGGGCTACTGGAACCGGCGAGCCCAGAGGACGCTGGAGGCAGCCTTGGCCCTGACGCCCGTGACGCACCGCGCCAAGAACATCATCCTCTTCATGGGCGACG GGATGGGCATCTCCACCGTCACGGCCGCTCGCATCTACAAGGGGCAGCTGGAGGGCGGGCCCGGCGAGGACAGCTTGCTAGCCATGGAGACCTTCCCCTACCTGGCTCTCTCCAAG ACATACTCCGTCGACCGGCAGGTGCCCGACAGCGCCAGCACGGGCACTGCCTACCTGTGCGGGGTGAAGGCCAACGCCAAGACCCTGGGGGTGAGTGCCGCGGCCCAACACGGCAAGTGCGGCACCACCTTCGGCAACGAGGTGGACTCCGTGCTGCACCGGGCCAGGCGAGCGG GCAAATCCGTGGGCATTGTGACTAGCACCCGTGTGCAACACGCCTCGCCCGCGGCTGCCTACGCCCACACGGTCAGCCGGACGTGGTACAGCGATGCCAGCCTGCCCAAGGAGGCCGCGCGGCAGGGCTGCCGGGACATTGCTTACCAGCTGGTACACAACACGGACATCAAT GTGATTCTCGGTGGTGGGCGGACGTACATGATGCCCAGGGGGACGCCGGACCCTGAGTACCCGCAGGACCCGAAGCAGAACGGGGCGAGGAAGGACGGGGTCCACCTGATCCAGACGTGGCTCAGCACCAGGAAG GGGGCCAGGTACGTCTGGGATAAGAAGGGCCTGGACTCGGTTGATGAGACGTCCACCGACTACCTCATGG GCCTCTTTGAGCCCAAGGACATGAAGTACGAGCTGAACCGCAACACGTCCACGGACCCCTCCCTCGTGGAGATGACGGAGAAGGCCGTCCGCATCCTGCGCCGCAACCCCCGCGGCTTCTTCCTCTTCGTGGAAG GAGGCAAGATCGACCACGGGCACCACAGCGGCAAGGCCAAGAAGGCCCTGACCGAAGCCATCATACTGGACCAGGCGGTGGCCAAGGCCGTGGAGCTGACTGATGCCGCCGAGACCCTCACCGTGGTGACAGCTGACCACTCGCACGTCTTCAGCTTTGGTGGCAACACGCCGCGTGGCAGCAGGATGCTGG GACTGGTGCCCAAGAAGGCCAGGGACAAGCGGCCGTACACCAGCATCCTGTATGGCAACGGGCCCGGTTATGCCATCAAGAACGGGAGTCGCCCTGACATCAGCCTCACGGCCATCG AGGACAAAGACTACCGGCAGCAGGCAGCCGTGCCCCTGGACACCGAGACCCACGCCGGCGAGGACGTGGCCGTCATGGCCAAGGGCCCCATGGCCCATCTCTTCCACGGGGTGCAGGAGCAGAACTACATCGCCCATGCCATGGCCTATGCGGCATGCCTCGAGCCCTACCACACCGGCCCCGAGTGCCAGGCGCCCAGCGGGAGATCCGGCAGCCCGggtctctcccccttcctcccgcCCGGCCTCCTCGCCCTGGCCGCAGCCTCCCGCCTGCTGGGGGTCTGA